From Solibacillus sp. FSL W7-1464:
GTAGGCTTTGACCGCGTGAAAGCAAGCGCTGACCAAGTGGAAGAAGTAAAATAAATTCCTGGCTTCAGGGAATGCTCGGTTCTAAAGTGAACCGGGCATTTTTATTTTGAATACTGTTATTGAATTTAAAGATACGGTTTGAACGAGAGCAGGTTATAATTCCGTTTTTCATACAGTTCGATTATAAGCGCGGCCAATTGCTGAATGCCGAGATGGATTTTGTTTTCATCTACTTGTGAAATGCTTAGACGAATTGCTTTCTTCCTGTTTTCACTTAAATACATTCTCGAAGCATTATCTACATAAATATGTTTTTCCTGCAGCATGTAAATCAATTTATCGACATTTATAGAAGGGGGCAAGTAGATGGTGAGATAAAAACCGCTTTTGGGCTTTGTATACTGTACATAGGTAGGTAAATACAGTGAACATGCTTCTAATAACAGATCCATTTTAGTTGAATATAATTTTTTCACCTTTTCTAAATGGTATTGAAACATCCCATTTTTTAAATAGATTTCCAAAGCCCCCTGTGAAAGCGGCGATGTATTGAAATCTGCACTGAATTTATTGTGCACAAAGGAAGAAATCATTTTTTCAGGAAGTACCACTGTTGCGATTCGCAGTCCAGGCAAAAATACTTTGGAAAAGCTCTTAACATAAATGACTCTTTCATTAGGTTCATATGCAAACAAAGGATCGGACTTTATATCTGTATCAAGTTCTGCCAAGAAATCATCCTCTACGATATATACATCGTATTTTTCTGCAAGAGCAACAATTTTTTTCTTTTCTGCATTAGAGTAATGATGTCCTAATGGATTGTGGCATCTTGGGATGATGTAAAAGAATTTTATGTCAGCGGAGCGAAATAACTTCTCCAGTTTTTCAAATTCGATTCCTTCCATCGTCACTTCAATTCCGAATGTTGTAATCCCGTTTACCTGTAAGGCATCAA
This genomic window contains:
- a CDS encoding aminotransferase-like domain-containing protein, whose amino-acid sequence is MTTKYIGILEWVKQQIKDDCLKTGSKLPSIRRLAEQFQCSKNTVVKALIELEKQHMIYAKPKSGYYVVDDYQTFDEKESEIDFLSAGPDKRIMPYEDFQYCINQAIDHYKEQLFTYSDQQGLFSLRKELAKYLQHLQVFTKPDRLVVTSGSQQALHILSAMPFPNGKKNVLIEQPTYFGMIDALQVNGITTFGIEVTMEGIEFEKLEKLFRSADIKFFYIIPRCHNPLGHHYSNAEKKKIVALAEKYDVYIVEDDFLAELDTDIKSDPLFAYEPNERVIYVKSFSKVFLPGLRIATVVLPEKMISSFVHNKFSADFNTSPLSQGALEIYLKNGMFQYHLEKVKKLYSTKMDLLLEACSLYLPTYVQYTKPKSGFYLTIYLPPSINVDKLIYMLQEKHIYVDNASRMYLSENRKKAIRLSISQVDENKIHLGIQQLAALIIELYEKRNYNLLSFKPYL